A section of the Triticum dicoccoides isolate Atlit2015 ecotype Zavitan chromosome 7A, WEW_v2.0, whole genome shotgun sequence genome encodes:
- the LOC119331814 gene encoding uncharacterized protein LOC119331814, whose product MAATEPLEHLLLPPVASPLQQPGRQIVAGAINNAPSPVASSAPAVLVHALETASEDLAASLVSSECRPFAFSTAVEPPKSQDAMVGLLCSIPIAPPSSSVVFCSVPGQSAVLENRAPSGRPLLRLGPRWFPTSPPHALKTAPACTFATSRSRCASVREEDNVVDARVDCASPASGCHLGSKA is encoded by the exons ATGGCCGCCACCGAGCCGCTCGagcacctcctccttcctcccgTCGCCTCGCCGCTCCAGCAACCGG GACGCCAAATTGTCGCCGGAGCCATCAACAACGCGCCAAGTCCCGTCGCCAGCAGTGCCCCGGCCGTCCTCGTCCATGCGCTCGAGACAGCGAGCGAGGACCTCGCTGCGTCCCTGGTCTCCTCCGAGTGCCGCCCCTTTGCGTTCTCCACCGCGGTCGAGCCGCCCAAGTCCCAGGACGCCATGGTCGGCCTCCTCTGTTCGATCCCCATCGCCCCGCCAAGTTCCAGTGTTGTGTTCTGCTCCGTTCCCGGCCAGTCCGCCGTCCTGGAGAACCGCGCCCCTTCCGGACGTCCCCTGCTTCGCCTTGGTCCTCGCTGGTTCCCCACGTCGCCTCCCCATGCCCTGAAGACCGCCCCTGCCTGCACTTTTGCCACCTCCAGGTCCCGTTGCGCCTCTGTTCGAGAGGAGGACAACGTGGTCGACGCCCGCGTTGACTGCGCCTCACCCGCGAGTGGCTGCCATCTGGGCTCTAAGGCCTAG